The following coding sequences lie in one Nocardioides sambongensis genomic window:
- a CDS encoding acyl-CoA dehydrogenase family protein, protein MRTRAVREGDEYVLNGAKAWTTHGGEADFYKVMARTSDDGGRGISCFLIPADTPGLVADNPEDKMGLMSSTTATMLLNDVRVPAERRLGAEGQGLPIALAGLDAGRLGIAAVATGVAQAALDHAVAYAKEREAFGKAIIDHQGLGFLLADMAAAVESARATYLAAARLKDAGRPYGRQASIAKLVATDNAMKVTTDAVQVLGGAGYTRDFPVERFMREVKVMQIFEGTNQIQRMVIGRHLARG, encoded by the coding sequence ATGCGCACCCGTGCGGTCCGCGAGGGCGACGAGTACGTCCTGAACGGGGCGAAGGCGTGGACCACCCACGGCGGCGAGGCCGACTTCTACAAGGTGATGGCCCGCACCTCCGACGACGGTGGGCGAGGCATCTCCTGCTTCCTCATCCCCGCGGACACCCCCGGGCTCGTCGCGGACAACCCCGAGGACAAGATGGGGCTGATGTCGTCGACCACGGCGACCATGCTGCTCAACGACGTCCGGGTGCCCGCCGAGCGACGTCTGGGCGCGGAGGGCCAGGGGCTGCCGATCGCACTCGCCGGCCTCGACGCCGGCCGCTTGGGGATCGCCGCGGTCGCCACCGGTGTCGCGCAGGCCGCCCTCGACCATGCCGTCGCCTACGCCAAGGAGCGCGAGGCCTTCGGCAAGGCGATCATCGACCACCAGGGCCTCGGGTTCCTCCTCGCCGACATGGCCGCCGCGGTCGAGTCGGCCCGGGCGACCTACCTCGCGGCCGCCCGGCTCAAGGACGCCGGCCGCCCCTACGGCCGCCAGGCCTCCATCGCCAAGCTGGTCGCCACCGACAACGCCATGAAGGTGACCACCGACGCCGTGCAGGTCCTCGGCGGCGCCGGCTACACCAGGGACTTCCCGGTCGAGCGCTTCATGCGCGAGGTCAAGGTGATGCAGATCTTCGAGGGCACCAACCAGATCCAGCGGATGGTGATCGGGCGCCACCTCGCCCGCGGCTGA
- a CDS encoding SDR family NAD(P)-dependent oxidoreductase, which yields MQLTNISAVVTGAGSGLGAATARTLVERGARVVGIDLAVDTAADVDGITYIAADVTDEAQVRAAVAVAADQGPLRLAVNCAGVAPSSRILGRGGVHDLSLYAKVVHVNLVGTFTVMALAAEAIARTEPLRDGQRGLVVNTASIAAYDGQIGQAAYASSKGGVVGLTLPAARDLAQHGIRVNTIAPGIVDTAMLATVSEEFRAGLAAGVPFPQRLADPAEYAQLVTMLAEHDYLNGETIRMDGALRMAPR from the coding sequence ATGCAGCTCACCAACATCTCGGCCGTCGTCACCGGCGCTGGGTCCGGCCTCGGCGCCGCCACCGCGCGCACCCTTGTCGAGCGCGGGGCCCGCGTCGTCGGCATCGATCTCGCCGTCGATACCGCGGCGGATGTCGACGGGATCACGTACATCGCCGCAGACGTCACCGACGAGGCTCAGGTGCGGGCTGCGGTCGCGGTCGCCGCCGACCAGGGGCCGCTGCGCCTGGCGGTCAACTGCGCTGGGGTCGCACCGTCCTCGCGCATCCTCGGTCGAGGCGGCGTGCACGACCTGTCGCTCTACGCCAAGGTGGTCCATGTCAACCTCGTCGGTACGTTCACCGTGATGGCGCTCGCGGCCGAGGCCATTGCGCGTACCGAACCGCTCCGGGACGGCCAGCGGGGCCTGGTGGTCAACACCGCCTCCATCGCCGCCTACGACGGACAGATCGGCCAGGCCGCATACGCTTCGTCCAAGGGCGGGGTCGTCGGCCTCACCCTGCCCGCGGCGCGCGATCTCGCCCAGCACGGCATCCGGGTCAACACGATCGCTCCGGGGATCGTGGACACGGCCATGCTGGCCACTGTCTCCGAGGAGTTCCGTGCCGGCCTCGCGGCGGGGGTGCCGTTCCCGCAGCGCCTCGCCGACCCGGCCGAGTACGCCCAGCTGGTCACCATGCTCGCCGAGCACGACTACCTCAACGGCGAGACGATCCGGATGGATGGCGCGCTGCGTATGGCCCCTCGCTGA
- a CDS encoding AMP-binding protein — translation MTSIVTTAERADIAPEVQRLVDEWLTTFGGEDADVAHLLCDRHDPEAIAFTFIDADLNAHDLSYGELAERSRRMAAVLAEEGVRRGDRVPVLMGKRPELVVTLVAIWRLGAVHVPLFTAFATGAIQVRVEGSGARLVITEPDQRVKLDALSGFSVLEVGTELEARIAAATPVTSSVAVGADGTMLQLFTSGTTGKPKGVPVPARAMAAFRCYVELGMDVSDDDVFWNAADPGWAYGLYYGIIGPMSAGRRNLMLGAGFTPESTVAVMRAFGVTNFAGAPTMYRAMSKSGLVEGIRLRRASSAGEPLTPDVVAWAREHLDTEVRDHYGQTELGMVINNHWADAVREPLRDGSMGRPMPGYAAGIVDGQIAIDVPNSPLLWFTGYSDDPVKSAERFTPDHRWYLTADTGRVDEDGFFYFTARDDDVILAAGYRIGPFDVESVLITHDAVVDVAVVGRPDPEGIRGEVVEAFVVLADGVDGDPDLAAELQRLVRDGYSKHAYPRTVHFVDALPKTPSGKVQRFLLRQP, via the coding sequence ATGACCAGCATCGTGACCACGGCCGAGCGCGCGGACATCGCCCCCGAGGTGCAACGACTGGTCGACGAGTGGCTGACCACCTTCGGCGGCGAGGACGCGGACGTCGCCCACCTCCTGTGCGACCGACACGACCCCGAAGCGATCGCCTTCACCTTCATCGACGCCGACCTGAACGCGCACGACCTCAGCTACGGCGAGCTCGCCGAGCGCTCCCGTCGGATGGCCGCGGTCCTGGCCGAGGAGGGCGTACGGCGTGGCGACCGCGTCCCGGTGCTGATGGGCAAGCGGCCCGAGCTGGTGGTCACCCTGGTGGCGATCTGGCGACTCGGCGCCGTGCACGTGCCGCTGTTCACCGCCTTCGCGACCGGGGCGATCCAGGTCCGGGTCGAGGGGTCGGGAGCCCGGCTCGTGATCACCGAGCCCGATCAGCGGGTGAAGCTGGACGCGCTGAGCGGCTTCAGCGTCCTGGAGGTCGGCACCGAGCTCGAGGCGCGCATCGCTGCGGCGACGCCGGTGACATCTTCCGTCGCGGTCGGCGCTGACGGCACCATGCTGCAGCTCTTCACCTCCGGCACCACCGGCAAGCCCAAGGGCGTCCCGGTGCCCGCGCGGGCGATGGCGGCCTTCCGCTGCTACGTCGAGCTCGGCATGGACGTCTCCGACGACGACGTCTTCTGGAACGCCGCCGACCCCGGCTGGGCCTACGGGCTCTACTACGGGATCATCGGCCCGATGTCCGCCGGGCGGCGCAACCTGATGCTCGGCGCAGGGTTCACCCCCGAGTCGACCGTCGCCGTGATGCGCGCCTTCGGTGTCACCAACTTCGCCGGCGCCCCGACGATGTACCGCGCGATGAGCAAGAGCGGCCTGGTCGAGGGGATCCGGCTGCGGCGCGCCTCCTCAGCGGGCGAACCGCTGACCCCGGACGTCGTCGCGTGGGCGCGCGAGCACCTCGACACCGAGGTGCGCGATCACTACGGCCAGACGGAGCTCGGCATGGTGATCAACAACCACTGGGCGGACGCGGTCCGCGAACCGCTGCGGGACGGGTCCATGGGCCGCCCCATGCCCGGCTACGCCGCCGGGATCGTCGACGGGCAGATCGCCATCGACGTCCCCAACAGCCCCCTGCTGTGGTTCACCGGCTACTCCGACGACCCGGTCAAGTCCGCTGAGCGGTTCACCCCCGACCACCGGTGGTACCTCACCGCGGACACCGGTCGCGTCGACGAGGACGGGTTCTTCTACTTCACCGCACGCGACGACGACGTGATCCTGGCCGCCGGCTATCGGATCGGGCCGTTCGACGTGGAGAGCGTGCTGATCACGCACGACGCCGTCGTGGACGTGGCGGTGGTCGGCCGGCCGGACCCCGAAGGCATCCGCGGCGAGGTCGTCGAGGCGTTCGTCGTACTGGCCGACGGCGTCGACGGCGACCCCGACCTGGCGGCCGAGCTGCAGCGCCTGGTGCGCGACGGCTACTCCAAGCACGCCTATCCGCGCACGGTCCACTTCGTCGACGCGCTGCCCAAGACGCCGAGCGGCAAGGTGCAGCGGTTCCTGCTGCGTCAGCCCTGA
- a CDS encoding LuxR C-terminal-related transcriptional regulator, with translation MGTATTVSPGAVLDRGLADTLRLTGVPVGFAGLVHPDQQRFQITTLRGTLTNSLSNLTVRAGEGLGGKALALLRPATVSDYHSARGITRRYDHAVSPERLRSIICMPVALPGRPPLAVLYLAERDLADFGNVISERLRPAVSRLAHDLSVELEMQRRAVDAEPGPGLDPAVRAELAALMSATTDEATREGLARLLGEGRPEPADDCPLTPRELQVVGGAADGASNAEIGVALGLTEGTVKSYLKAAMAKLEAKNRVQAGLIARRRGYLA, from the coding sequence ATGGGGACAGCCACCACTGTGAGTCCGGGCGCCGTGCTGGACCGCGGGCTCGCGGACACCCTCCGACTCACCGGCGTCCCGGTGGGCTTCGCCGGACTGGTCCATCCGGACCAGCAGCGTTTCCAGATCACCACCCTGCGCGGAACGCTCACCAACTCGCTGTCGAACCTGACGGTGCGCGCGGGCGAGGGACTCGGCGGCAAGGCGCTCGCATTGCTGCGGCCCGCCACGGTGAGTGACTACCACTCCGCGCGTGGGATCACCCGGCGCTACGACCACGCGGTCAGCCCGGAACGGCTGCGCTCGATCATCTGCATGCCGGTGGCGCTGCCGGGCCGCCCGCCGCTCGCCGTCCTCTACCTGGCGGAGCGGGACCTGGCCGACTTCGGCAACGTCATCAGCGAGCGTCTCCGCCCGGCCGTCTCGCGGCTCGCGCACGACCTCTCGGTCGAGCTCGAGATGCAGCGCAGGGCGGTGGATGCCGAGCCCGGGCCTGGTCTGGACCCGGCGGTGCGCGCCGAACTGGCAGCGCTGATGTCGGCCACGACCGATGAGGCGACCCGGGAGGGTCTGGCCCGACTGCTCGGCGAGGGGCGGCCCGAGCCCGCGGACGACTGCCCGCTCACGCCGCGTGAGCTGCAGGTCGTCGGCGGCGCGGCCGACGGGGCGAGCAACGCGGAGATCGGGGTCGCGCTGGGCCTGACCGAGGGCACGGTGAAGTCGTACCTGAAGGCCGCGATGGCCAAGCTCGAGGCGAAGAACCGCGTCCAGGCGGGCCTGATAGCGCGCCGCCGCGGCTATCTCGCCTGA
- a CDS encoding MFS transporter: MRRVAIASCIGTTIEYYDFFIYGTAAALVFPTVFFPALGSTAGTVASFATFAVAFIARPIGAILFGHYGDRLGRKRTLVSTLLLMGLTTVAIGLLPTAAAIGVLAPIALVVLRFLQGLAVGGEWAGANLLTAEYAPADKRGFYAVFPQLGPALAFALSSATFLASDAILGTSDSAFMDYGWRIPFIASALMVIVGLYIRMNIEETPAFTAEVDAATPAEGQRRSMPFVDVVRQQPLEILLSAGLMSVLFGFFYMGTAYLTSYGTNPDGAGLERSFVLQTGIVGALALGATTVLGGIWSDRVGRRPVIVTSGIAALIWALALFPILDLGTPLAFSAGVVVTLSIFGLAFGPVGAYLPELFETRFRYTGAGAGYNLGGVIGGAVPPLIAPGLTDAYGSIAVGVMLAVLATISIGCTVALGSRSRMARTDL; encoded by the coding sequence ATGCGTCGCGTCGCGATCGCCAGCTGCATCGGCACCACGATCGAGTACTACGACTTCTTCATCTACGGGACTGCGGCGGCCCTGGTGTTCCCGACTGTCTTCTTCCCCGCCCTGGGATCCACAGCCGGCACCGTGGCCTCCTTCGCGACCTTCGCAGTCGCCTTCATCGCCCGTCCGATCGGCGCGATCCTCTTTGGTCACTACGGCGACCGCCTCGGGCGCAAGCGCACCCTGGTGAGCACGCTGCTGCTGATGGGGCTGACGACGGTCGCCATCGGTCTGTTGCCCACCGCCGCCGCGATCGGCGTGCTCGCTCCGATCGCACTGGTCGTGCTCCGCTTCCTGCAGGGGCTCGCCGTGGGCGGCGAATGGGCAGGCGCCAACCTGCTGACGGCCGAATACGCACCGGCCGACAAGCGCGGTTTCTACGCCGTGTTCCCGCAACTCGGCCCCGCCCTCGCCTTCGCGCTCTCCAGCGCCACCTTCCTCGCCAGCGACGCGATCCTGGGCACCTCGGACTCCGCGTTCATGGACTACGGCTGGCGGATCCCCTTCATCGCCAGCGCGCTCATGGTCATCGTCGGGCTCTACATCCGGATGAACATCGAGGAGACACCGGCGTTCACCGCGGAGGTCGACGCCGCCACCCCTGCCGAGGGTCAGCGCCGTTCGATGCCCTTCGTGGACGTCGTGCGGCAGCAGCCGCTGGAGATCCTGCTCTCCGCCGGCCTGATGAGCGTGCTGTTCGGCTTCTTCTACATGGGCACCGCCTACCTGACCTCCTACGGCACCAACCCCGACGGTGCCGGGCTGGAGCGTTCGTTCGTGCTGCAGACCGGAATCGTGGGCGCACTCGCCCTCGGCGCCACGACCGTGCTCGGCGGCATCTGGTCCGACCGAGTCGGCCGACGCCCTGTGATCGTGACCTCCGGGATCGCGGCGTTGATCTGGGCGCTCGCGCTGTTCCCGATCCTCGACCTTGGCACTCCGCTGGCCTTCAGCGCGGGCGTCGTCGTCACGCTCTCGATCTTCGGCCTCGCCTTCGGTCCCGTCGGCGCCTACCTGCCGGAGCTCTTCGAGACGCGATTCCGCTACACCGGCGCCGGCGCGGGCTACAACCTGGGGGGCGTCATCGGTGGCGCTGTGCCACCGCTGATCGCGCCCGGACTGACCGATGCCTATGGCAGCATCGCCGTCGGCGTGATGCTCGCCGTGCTCGCGACGATCAGCATCGGATGCACAGTGGCGCTGGGCAGCCGGAGCCGGATGGCCCGAACCGACCTCTGA
- a CDS encoding pectin acetylesterase-family hydrolase gives MSSDEQCQCPSRRHREETMVPAQADRDHRRGRGRGAPDRGDNGLLRRPPLAHVRVPALDLATAEAGEWYRVQPVGAVDAEGKPYHANVRVGSENKVMVVFSGGGVSVDDYTEARPATGILSDGFYTVIDGLDQLARTGFASDDKANPFRNWTVVQLPYSTGDFHAGAGINEVTGLDGEPMTVHHAGYTNLELVLDSVKEVTGTPSQLLITGGSAGGFGAAINADRVMDFFPDTPNVTTMVDSSLLLYDWNAASRNVWKSPAEISNVLTTDDFTLDALTALKADRPSVKVLFASSIRDESLARMQSYLDGGEFEVTPQDGVQYQADLTRMTHQLQEQVPEIGLYIFQGETDEDTGLTQHTIGDDTADRLAGNITPMEWVSEAVSGNVTSHGLELLDPHAA, from the coding sequence TTGAGCAGTGATGAACAATGCCAGTGCCCCAGCCGTCGGCACCGAGAAGAAACGATGGTCCCGGCGCAGGCGGATCGTGACCATCGCAGGGGTCGTGGCCGGGGCGCTCCTGATCGTGGGGACAACGGGCTTCTTCGTCGTCCGCCACTGGCTCACGTCCGAGTTCCCGCCCTCGACCTGGCGACCGCAGAAGCCGGCGAGTGGTACCGCGTCCAACCAGTCGGCGCGGTCGACGCCGAGGGCAAGCCGTACCACGCGAACGTCCGCGTGGGCTCGGAGAACAAGGTCATGGTGGTCTTCAGCGGGGGCGGAGTCAGCGTCGACGACTACACCGAGGCACGCCCTGCCACGGGCATCCTCTCCGACGGCTTCTACACCGTGATCGACGGTCTCGACCAGCTCGCCAGGACCGGCTTCGCCTCCGATGACAAGGCGAACCCGTTCAGAAACTGGACGGTTGTTCAGCTGCCCTACTCGACCGGAGACTTCCACGCCGGGGCCGGTATCAACGAAGTGACGGGGCTGGACGGCGAACCCATGACCGTCCACCACGCCGGCTACACCAACCTCGAGCTCGTGCTCGACAGCGTGAAAGAGGTCACCGGTACTCCGAGCCAGCTCCTGATCACCGGCGGCTCAGCGGGCGGCTTCGGCGCGGCGATCAACGCCGACCGGGTGATGGACTTCTTTCCCGACACGCCCAACGTCACCACGATGGTCGACAGCTCGCTGCTGCTCTACGACTGGAACGCCGCCAGCAGGAACGTGTGGAAATCACCCGCGGAGATCTCGAACGTGCTGACCACCGATGACTTCACGCTCGACGCCCTGACGGCCCTGAAAGCGGACCGCCCCTCGGTCAAGGTCCTGTTCGCCAGCTCGATCAGAGACGAGTCCCTGGCACGGATGCAGTCCTACCTCGACGGCGGGGAGTTCGAGGTGACACCCCAGGATGGCGTGCAATATCAGGCCGACCTGACCCGGATGACGCACCAACTCCAGGAGCAAGTACCGGAGATCGGCCTCTACATCTTCCAGGGCGAGACCGACGAGGACACCGGGCTGACCCAGCACACCATCGGCGACGACACCGCCGACAGGCTCGCCGGGAACATCACACCGATGGAGTGGGTCAGCGAGGCCGTCTCCGGCAACGTGACCAGCCACGGGCTCGAGCTGCTCGATCCACACGCAGCTTGA
- a CDS encoding DUF222 domain-containing protein: MLRTGDQPTVAYDASPPATETLTAPTVLDRVRSAKQAEARAARETLVACVDWAAIHSSDTIVGPSDTWHEQELPMGGEGAPAVAEFAVTELAAALGVSTASGRAFLSDAIELRYRLPRTYARLVAGEVLAWRARRIAHATLCLPPDGATWVDRQVAPFADSIGPVQLDRLIAQALAAFDPDQAEERRLASLPSRHVDIRLHDAATGLNALNSLNSLNGLVFVDATLDHADATALEDTIAQIAEQLRHAGSPDSLDERRATALGLLARGETHSPPGPPRPTTQHPHRRLRHHRRGRSRSTSTSTPTPSGSSTPPNGLKWSTAANLQR; this comes from the coding sequence ATGCTCCGGACCGGTGACCAGCCCACGGTTGCGTACGACGCCAGCCCGCCCGCCACCGAGACGCTGACCGCACCCACGGTGCTCGACCGCGTGCGATCGGCGAAGCAGGCCGAGGCCCGGGCGGCGCGCGAGACCCTGGTCGCGTGCGTGGACTGGGCCGCGATCCACTCCTCCGACACGATCGTCGGCCCCAGCGACACCTGGCACGAACAGGAGCTCCCCATGGGTGGGGAGGGCGCACCGGCGGTCGCGGAGTTCGCGGTCACCGAGCTCGCCGCCGCGCTCGGCGTCTCCACCGCCTCCGGCCGGGCATTCCTCTCCGACGCCATCGAGCTGCGCTACCGCCTGCCCCGCACCTACGCCCGCCTGGTGGCCGGCGAGGTGCTGGCCTGGCGCGCCCGCCGTATCGCGCACGCCACCTTGTGCCTGCCACCCGACGGCGCGACCTGGGTGGACCGGCAGGTCGCCCCGTTCGCCGACTCCATCGGCCCGGTCCAGCTCGACCGGCTGATCGCCCAAGCCCTCGCGGCGTTCGACCCCGACCAGGCCGAGGAACGCCGCCTCGCCTCCCTACCCTCGCGCCACGTCGACATCCGCCTCCACGACGCCGCCACCGGCCTCAACGCACTCAACAGCCTCAACAGCCTCAACGGACTCGTCTTCGTCGACGCCACCCTCGACCACGCCGACGCCACCGCACTCGAGGACACGATCGCCCAGATCGCCGAACAGCTCCGCCACGCAGGCTCACCCGACAGTCTCGACGAACGCCGCGCTACCGCACTGGGACTGCTCGCCCGCGGCGAGACCCACTCCCCACCGGGACCGCCACGACCGACGACCCAGCACCCGCACCGACGACTCCGACACCACCGACGCGGCAGATCCAGATCTACGTCCACCTCCACGCCGACGCCGTCGGGCAGCTCGACACCACCCAATGGGCTGAAGTGGTCCACGGCCGCAAACCTGCAACGCTGA
- a CDS encoding HNH endonuclease, translated as MVHGRKPATLIATDQVAEWCQTPGTSVRVTPVIDTRTTLTAHGYAIPPRVREQIRLRDGVCAFPYCARPAGAADLDHIRPYSPVDGATPADPGAPTDHRIRGGPTSSANLAPLCRGHHRAKTTGGWTYTPGPDPGHYFWRSPHGQHFHTHGHQTWDLTPAV; from the coding sequence GTGGTCCACGGCCGCAAACCTGCAACGCTGATCGCGACCGACCAGGTCGCCGAGTGGTGCCAGACCCCCGGCACCAGCGTCCGGGTCACCCCGGTCATCGACACCCGCACCACCCTCACCGCACACGGCTACGCCATCCCACCACGGGTCCGAGAACAGATCCGGCTCCGCGACGGCGTCTGCGCCTTCCCCTACTGCGCCCGCCCCGCCGGGGCGGCCGACCTGGACCACATCCGCCCCTACTCCCCCGTCGACGGCGCCACACCAGCCGACCCCGGCGCACCGACCGACCACCGCATCCGCGGTGGACCGACCAGCTCGGCCAACCTGGCTCCGTTGTGTCGCGGCCACCACCGCGCCAAGACCACCGGAGGCTGGACCTACACCCCCGGACCAGACCCCGGCCACTACTTCTGGCGAAGCCCCCACGGCCAGCACTTCCACACCCACGGCCACCAGACCTGGGACCTCACCCCCGCCGTCTGA
- a CDS encoding dihydrofolate reductase family protein — MPELVVDFITSLDGYASAEGWPGWWGLEGPEYLAWLGESPEADHLVLMGATTYRLMHGFTEDGEPGTDVLGGMDKVVFSRTLTGPLEWQNSTLVAGDAATAVREMKSQGDRSMRTIGSLTLCRSLLEAGLVDRFRVVMFPVITGATGAERIYDGYPDVGLDMVDSRTFDGQIQLVEYVPTILDGPPGT; from the coding sequence ATGCCTGAGCTTGTCGTCGACTTCATCACCTCGCTCGACGGGTACGCCTCCGCCGAGGGGTGGCCGGGCTGGTGGGGACTGGAGGGCCCGGAGTATCTCGCCTGGCTGGGCGAGAGCCCCGAGGCCGACCACCTGGTCCTGATGGGCGCCACCACCTACCGGCTGATGCATGGGTTCACCGAGGACGGCGAGCCGGGCACCGACGTGCTGGGCGGCATGGACAAGGTGGTCTTCTCGCGCACGCTGACCGGGCCGCTGGAGTGGCAGAACTCGACGCTCGTCGCCGGGGACGCCGCCACCGCCGTCCGGGAGATGAAGTCCCAGGGCGACCGTTCGATGCGCACCATCGGCAGCCTCACCCTCTGCCGCTCGCTCTTGGAGGCCGGCCTGGTCGACCGCTTCCGGGTGGTGATGTTCCCGGTGATCACCGGTGCGACCGGTGCCGAGCGCATCTACGACGGCTATCCGGACGTCGGCCTGGACATGGTCGACAGTCGCACGTTCGACGGACAAATCCAGCTCGTCGAGTACGTCCCGACGATCCTGGACGGCCCTCCGGGGACCTAG
- a CDS encoding arylsulfatase yields MLVILLDDVGFGAASAFGGPCRTPTAERLAGDGLRYNRFHTTALCAPTRQALLTGRNHHSVGMGSITETATSAPGNSSLRPNTKAPLAMTLKLNGYSTAQFGKCHEVPVWQTSPMGPFDAWPSAGGGFETFYGFIGGENNQWDPALYQGTTPIEPPATPEEGYHLTEDLADHAVGWMRQQKALMPDKPFFVYFAPGATHAPHHVPPEWIAPYAGAFDDGWDVQRERTFARQKELGVIPADADLTPRHDEIPAWDEIDDALKPVLARQMEVYAGFLEHTDHHVGRLIDTLAELEILDDTLIYYIVGDNGASAEGTVNGAFNEMANFNGMAALETTEFMLGKMDEFGSPTSYNHYSVGWAWAMNTPFQWTKQVASHWGGTRNGTIVHWPNGIDEPGAVRSQFSHVIDVAPTILEAAGLPEPTMVNGVQQSPIEGTSMLPTFRDAAAPEAHDLQYFEMFGNRGIYHRGWSAVTKHRTPWVMVGGALPAFDDDVWELYDGSTDYSQAHDLAAEHPELLAKLQRLWLIEATKYQVLPMDDRTSERLEPSMAGRPTLIRGDSQLFFPGMGRLSENSVISIKNRSFAVTAEVDVPDGPLNGVLIAQGGRFGGWTFYVKDGCTTFVYNVLGIQEFSVAAEQPVAAGRHQLRAEFAYDGGGLAKGGTLTLFHDGDPVGSGRIGATQPMVFSADETTDIGYESGTTVTADYTSASSRFTGRLHWVQLDVGADDHDHYIDPAERLRVALSRQ; encoded by the coding sequence GTGCTGGTGATCCTGCTCGACGACGTCGGCTTCGGCGCGGCGAGCGCGTTCGGCGGACCGTGCCGGACCCCGACCGCGGAACGCCTGGCCGGCGATGGGCTGCGCTACAACCGGTTCCACACCACCGCGCTCTGCGCACCCACCCGTCAGGCGCTGCTGACCGGGCGCAACCACCACTCCGTGGGGATGGGCAGCATCACCGAGACCGCCACGTCGGCCCCCGGCAACAGCTCGTTGCGGCCGAACACCAAGGCTCCGCTGGCGATGACGCTCAAGCTCAACGGCTATTCGACCGCCCAGTTCGGCAAGTGCCACGAGGTGCCGGTCTGGCAGACCTCACCGATGGGACCGTTCGACGCCTGGCCCTCGGCCGGCGGCGGGTTCGAGACCTTCTACGGGTTCATCGGCGGGGAGAACAACCAGTGGGACCCAGCGCTCTACCAGGGCACCACACCGATCGAGCCGCCGGCGACCCCCGAGGAGGGCTACCACCTCACCGAGGACCTGGCCGACCACGCGGTGGGCTGGATGCGCCAGCAGAAGGCGCTGATGCCGGACAAGCCGTTCTTCGTCTACTTCGCGCCGGGTGCGACGCACGCGCCCCACCACGTGCCGCCGGAGTGGATCGCGCCCTACGCCGGCGCGTTCGACGACGGCTGGGACGTCCAGCGGGAGCGGACCTTCGCGCGTCAGAAGGAGCTGGGCGTGATCCCCGCCGACGCCGACCTGACCCCACGCCACGACGAGATCCCCGCCTGGGACGAGATCGACGACGCGTTGAAGCCGGTGCTCGCCCGGCAGATGGAGGTCTACGCCGGATTCCTCGAGCACACCGACCACCACGTCGGACGTCTGATCGACACCCTCGCCGAACTCGAGATCCTCGACGACACGCTCATCTACTACATCGTCGGCGACAACGGCGCCTCCGCCGAGGGCACCGTCAACGGCGCCTTCAACGAGATGGCGAACTTCAACGGCATGGCCGCGCTGGAGACCACCGAGTTCATGCTGGGCAAGATGGACGAGTTCGGGTCACCGACCTCCTACAACCACTACTCGGTCGGCTGGGCCTGGGCGATGAACACCCCGTTCCAGTGGACCAAGCAGGTCGCCTCGCACTGGGGCGGCACCCGCAACGGGACGATCGTGCACTGGCCGAACGGGATCGACGAGCCCGGCGCCGTACGGTCGCAGTTCAGCCACGTCATCGACGTCGCACCCACCATCCTCGAGGCGGCCGGCCTGCCCGAGCCGACCATGGTCAACGGCGTCCAGCAGTCCCCGATCGAGGGCACCTCGATGCTCCCGACGTTCCGGGACGCCGCCGCGCCGGAGGCCCATGACCTGCAGTACTTCGAGATGTTCGGCAACCGGGGCATCTACCACCGCGGTTGGAGCGCGGTCACCAAGCACCGGACCCCGTGGGTGATGGTCGGCGGTGCCCTGCCCGCCTTCGACGACGACGTCTGGGAGCTCTACGACGGCTCCACCGACTACAGCCAGGCGCACGACCTCGCCGCCGAGCACCCCGAGCTGCTGGCGAAGCTGCAGCGGCTGTGGCTGATCGAGGCCACCAAGTACCAGGTGCTGCCGATGGACGACCGGACCTCCGAGCGTCTCGAGCCGTCGATGGCCGGGCGCCCCACGCTGATCCGGGGCGACTCCCAACTGTTCTTCCCGGGCATGGGACGCCTCTCGGAGAACAGCGTGATCAGCATCAAGAACCGCTCGTTCGCGGTCACCGCGGAGGTCGACGTGCCGGACGGGCCGCTGAACGGGGTCCTGATCGCACAGGGTGGCCGCTTCGGCGGATGGACGTTCTACGTCAAGGACGGGTGCACGACGTTCGTCTACAACGTCCTCGGCATCCAGGAGTTCAGCGTCGCGGCCGAGCAGCCGGTGGCGGCGGGCCGGCACCAACTGCGGGCCGAGTTCGCCTACGACGGAGGCGGGCTCGCCAAGGGCGGCACGCTGACGCTCTTCCACGACGGCGACCCGGTCGGCTCCGGCCGGATCGGGGCGACCCAGCCGATGGTCTTCTCCGCCGACGAGACCACCGACATCGGCTACGAGTCCGGCACCACGGTGACCGCGGACTACACCTCGGCCAGCAGCCGATTCACCGGCCGGCTGCACTGGGTGCAGCTCGACGTCGGCGCCGACGACCACGACCACTACATCGACCCGGCCGAGCGGCTGCGCGTCGCGCTGTCGCGCCAGTGA